The proteins below come from a single Burkholderia sp. PAMC 26561 genomic window:
- the mprF gene encoding bifunctional lysylphosphatidylglycerol flippase/synthetase MprF, producing MSRRNVVRSVLQPESLLRLTRSWRLQRFTAPVLALVVCALLLVVFQHLSHAVNYKTVVHQLLALSFEAWAGALLATALSYAALVGRDAVGLRYLDAKVPHSVLWVGATVASALGNATGFGALTGGAVRCRVYGVSGITPAQVGRLTVFTSVTLALALALMTAIGMVCAADTLAAMLHASPELLRFSGAAILAVFAVMIALCGKSSRTLQSRWKWLAVTVPSRRDLVAQLILAALDVCAAALALWAVLPHAQVGFGEFLTVFSAAMLLGLIGHTPGGVGVFEAAMVFALGGSVNTPAMLAALLAYRAIYFGLPLIVATAVLAGFEGRALKGRFTFLNPSNVSQLAPLFLSVVTFVVGGMLVISGATPAFGKRIAVLQAVLPLWVLESSQLLGSVLGVVLLFVARGLLRRLDAAWWLAITLAVANLALSLAKGLAFVETGVLALLIVLLLSTRDRFNRRSSLLSERFTASWLVSVGIVIVLAVWIMLFAFRDINYSRDLWWQFAFDERAPRALRATLAAGLFAALFAVWQLLRPAAGRFEKPAAQDLLDAARIFRAQERSDAGLAMMGDKSFLFSSSREAFLMYAKHGRTWAALHDPVGPRREWAELIRRFVEMAHAHGGRAAFYQVRADALPLYLDAGLTLMKLGEEAHVVLEDFDLKGSHRAHLRYALKRGERDGFDVEVIDSAQVPYAMPMLREVSDAWLNGREAREKSFSVAAFNDDYLAAQSVLLVRQQGKPVAFVTFMTTDMNTEATVGVMRHVPDASPYAMEYLFTKLALHLKQAGYQTLSLGIAPLSGMQPTPLASPWHRLAGLVWRFGGRFYNFRGLRGFKSKFQPRWEPRYLAASGSVGVFFTLADLSLLAGGWRS from the coding sequence ATGTCTCGCAGAAATGTCGTTCGTTCAGTTCTTCAGCCGGAATCGCTGCTCCGTTTAACACGGTCGTGGCGGTTGCAGCGTTTCACCGCCCCGGTCCTTGCGCTCGTCGTGTGCGCGCTGCTGCTGGTGGTTTTTCAGCACTTGTCGCACGCGGTCAACTATAAGACGGTCGTTCACCAGCTTCTCGCGCTCTCCTTCGAGGCGTGGGCCGGTGCGCTCCTTGCCACCGCGCTGAGCTACGCGGCGCTGGTCGGCCGCGATGCCGTAGGCCTCCGGTACCTCGACGCCAAAGTGCCGCATTCCGTGCTGTGGGTCGGCGCAACGGTCGCGTCGGCGCTTGGCAACGCAACCGGTTTCGGCGCGCTGACAGGCGGCGCCGTGCGTTGCCGCGTGTACGGCGTGTCAGGCATCACGCCGGCGCAGGTCGGCCGCCTGACGGTATTCACCAGCGTCACGCTGGCGCTGGCGCTCGCGCTGATGACGGCGATCGGCATGGTGTGCGCGGCGGATACGCTCGCGGCCATGCTGCACGCTTCGCCGGAACTGCTCCGGTTCAGCGGCGCCGCGATCCTGGCCGTTTTTGCGGTGATGATCGCGCTGTGCGGCAAATCATCGCGAACGCTGCAGTCGCGCTGGAAGTGGCTGGCCGTCACCGTTCCGTCGCGCCGCGACCTGGTTGCCCAACTCATTCTTGCCGCCCTCGATGTCTGCGCCGCCGCGCTCGCGCTCTGGGCCGTGCTGCCGCATGCGCAGGTCGGTTTCGGCGAATTCCTGACGGTGTTCTCGGCTGCCATGCTGCTGGGTCTGATCGGCCATACGCCCGGCGGCGTAGGCGTGTTCGAGGCGGCGATGGTCTTCGCGCTCGGCGGCAGCGTCAATACGCCGGCCATGCTGGCCGCGCTCCTTGCCTATCGCGCGATCTACTTCGGCCTGCCGCTGATCGTGGCGACCGCCGTGCTGGCCGGTTTCGAAGGCCGCGCGCTGAAGGGCAGGTTCACGTTCCTCAATCCATCGAATGTGTCGCAGCTCGCGCCCTTGTTCCTGAGCGTGGTGACGTTCGTGGTGGGCGGCATGCTCGTGATTTCGGGCGCGACGCCCGCGTTCGGCAAGCGCATCGCGGTGCTGCAGGCCGTGTTGCCGTTATGGGTGCTGGAAAGCTCGCAACTGCTCGGAAGCGTGCTGGGCGTGGTGCTGTTGTTTGTCGCGCGCGGGCTGCTGCGCCGGCTCGACGCCGCATGGTGGCTCGCAATCACGCTCGCGGTGGCCAACCTGGCGCTGTCGCTGGCGAAGGGGCTGGCGTTTGTCGAGACCGGCGTGCTCGCGCTGCTGATCGTGCTGCTGCTGTCCACGCGCGACCGCTTCAACCGGCGTTCGTCGCTGCTCTCGGAGCGCTTCACGGCGAGCTGGCTGGTGTCGGTGGGGATCGTGATCGTGCTGGCGGTCTGGATCATGTTGTTCGCCTTCCGCGATATCAACTACAGCCGCGATCTCTGGTGGCAATTCGCCTTCGATGAACGCGCCCCCCGCGCCTTGCGCGCCACGCTGGCGGCGGGCCTGTTTGCAGCGCTCTTCGCCGTTTGGCAATTGTTGCGTCCAGCCGCCGGCCGTTTCGAAAAACCCGCGGCGCAGGATCTCCTCGATGCCGCCCGCATTTTCCGCGCACAGGAACGCAGCGACGCCGGCCTCGCGATGATGGGCGACAAGAGTTTCCTCTTCTCTTCATCGCGCGAAGCCTTCCTGATGTACGCAAAGCACGGCCGCACCTGGGCGGCGCTTCATGATCCGGTCGGCCCGCGCCGCGAATGGGCGGAACTGATCCGCCGTTTCGTTGAAATGGCGCACGCGCATGGCGGCCGCGCCGCGTTTTACCAGGTTCGCGCGGACGCCCTGCCGCTTTATCTCGATGCCGGTCTCACCCTGATGAAGCTCGGCGAGGAAGCGCACGTCGTGCTGGAAGATTTCGACTTGAAGGGCTCGCATCGCGCGCATTTGCGTTATGCGTTAAAGCGTGGCGAGCGCGATGGTTTCGATGTCGAAGTCATCGATTCCGCACAGGTGCCGTACGCCATGCCCATGCTGCGCGAAGTGTCCGATGCCTGGCTGAACGGCCGCGAAGCACGTGAGAAAAGCTTTTCGGTCGCGGCGTTCAACGACGATTACCTCGCGGCGCAATCCGTGTTGCTCGTTCGCCAGCAAGGCAAGCCGGTGGCGTTCGTCACGTTCATGACCACCGACATGAATACGGAAGCCACGGTCGGCGTGATGCGCCACGTGCCCGATGCATCGCCGTATGCAATGGAATATCTCTTCACCAAGCTTGCGCTGCATTTGAAGCAGGCCGGTTACCAGACGCTGAGTCTTGGCATCGCGCCGCTGTCCGGCATGCAGCCGACGCCGCTTGCCTCGCCATGGCACCGGCTCGCCGGTCTCGTCTGGCGTTTTGGCGGACGTTTCTACAATTTCCGGGGCTTGCGCGGTTTCAAGAGCAAGTTCCAGCCGCGCTGGGAGCCGCGTTATCTCGCGGCATCCGGCTCGGTGGGCGTGTTTTTCACGCTTGCAGATCTCTCGTTGCTGGCGGGAGGCTGGCGTTCATGA
- a CDS encoding virulence factor family protein has translation MNFFSKIAFVSLFAVSAAHAATIPGGRYGDVQFTKPAGPMRGFIVLFSDKTWTPADTQTADALAKNGAMVVGVDTTRYAAKLPSEKESCHNLVGDAEALSHQLEREVQSDRYFAPILMGSGQGGVLATKILSQAPDNTVAGALALNPDAQLDSRFNLCPPDPTITHAKGLPGFFDKTTQPAATSKADALLALAVPHLKIEPMHDEDVSDLPLVELPAAHPTNLLAIVISGDGGWRDLDKTVAESLQKDGVSVIGIDSLRYFWSAKTPEQTAHDLARVIQAYSARWHSEHVALIGYSFGADVMPFAYNRLPDAVRAKVSMVSLMGFAPDADFQIRVTGWLGMPASKDAFKVRPELAKLPPGIVQCIYGEAEEDTLCPALTRTGIEVIKTSGDHHFGGDYAVLARRVLTSWQKQIAART, from the coding sequence ATGAATTTTTTCAGCAAGATTGCGTTTGTTTCATTGTTTGCTGTTTCAGCGGCCCATGCCGCCACGATTCCCGGCGGCCGTTACGGCGATGTGCAGTTCACGAAACCTGCTGGTCCGATGCGCGGTTTTATCGTGCTCTTCTCCGATAAAACCTGGACCCCCGCCGACACCCAGACCGCCGATGCGCTCGCCAAAAACGGCGCGATGGTCGTAGGCGTCGACACCACGCGTTACGCCGCGAAGCTGCCGTCGGAGAAAGAAAGCTGCCACAACCTCGTCGGCGATGCCGAAGCGCTCAGCCATCAGCTCGAACGCGAAGTGCAGTCGGACCGTTACTTCGCGCCGATCCTGATGGGTTCCGGCCAGGGCGGCGTACTCGCCACGAAGATCCTGTCGCAGGCGCCGGACAACACGGTCGCGGGCGCGCTCGCGCTGAATCCCGACGCGCAGCTCGACTCGCGTTTCAATCTGTGCCCGCCCGATCCGACCATCACGCACGCGAAAGGCCTGCCCGGTTTCTTCGATAAAACCACGCAACCCGCCGCCACATCGAAAGCCGATGCGTTGCTGGCGCTCGCCGTGCCGCACCTGAAGATCGAGCCGATGCACGACGAAGACGTGTCCGATCTGCCGCTGGTCGAGCTGCCCGCGGCCCATCCGACGAACCTGCTTGCCATCGTGATTTCCGGCGACGGCGGCTGGCGCGATCTCGATAAAACCGTCGCGGAATCATTGCAGAAGGATGGGGTATCGGTGATTGGCATCGACAGCTTGCGGTATTTCTGGAGCGCGAAAACGCCCGAGCAGACCGCGCACGATCTGGCACGCGTGATCCAGGCGTACAGCGCCCGCTGGCATTCGGAGCACGTCGCGCTGATTGGCTACTCGTTCGGCGCGGACGTGATGCCGTTCGCCTACAACCGTCTGCCCGACGCGGTGCGCGCGAAGGTATCGATGGTTTCGCTCATGGGCTTTGCACCCGATGCCGATTTCCAGATCCGGGTGACCGGCTGGCTTGGCATGCCCGCAAGCAAGGACGCGTTCAAGGTGCGCCCGGAACTGGCGAAACTGCCGCCGGGAATCGTGCAGTGCATCTACGGCGAGGCCGAGGAAGACACGTTATGCCCGGCGCTGACCAGGACGGGCATCGAAGTGATCAAGACGAGTGGCGATCACCATTTCGGCGGCGACTACGCCGTGCTCGCGCGACGTGTTCTGACGAGCTGGCAGAAACAGATCGCCGCGCGAACCTGA
- a CDS encoding DUF1993 domain-containing protein — protein MSVSMYRASIPVFIRGLDVLVSLIAKAETHAKEKGLGDTDITSTRLIEDMLPFTGQIQRASDTSKLSAVRLSGVEAPSFDDTETTFAELRERLTKTLAYLKTVDQSTLEGSETREVTLKQRAGEITFSGSDYLFLFALPNFYFHVVTAYDILRQLGVPVGKLDYLGAMQSA, from the coding sequence ATGTCCGTATCCATGTATCGCGCAAGCATTCCTGTATTCATCCGCGGTCTCGACGTACTCGTTTCACTGATCGCCAAAGCCGAAACCCACGCGAAAGAGAAAGGACTGGGAGACACCGACATCACGTCGACCCGGTTGATCGAAGACATGCTGCCGTTCACCGGACAGATCCAGCGCGCAAGCGATACATCGAAGCTTTCGGCAGTTCGTCTTTCAGGCGTCGAAGCGCCGAGTTTCGACGATACCGAAACGACCTTCGCCGAGTTGCGTGAACGCTTGACGAAAACGTTGGCGTATCTGAAAACCGTCGATCAATCGACGCTCGAAGGCAGCGAAACGCGCGAGGTCACGCTGAAGCAACGCGCTGGTGAAATAACGTTCAGCGGCAGCGACTACTTGTTTTTATTCGCGCTGCCAAACTTTTATTTCCACGTGGTTACCGCGTACGACATCCTGCGCCAGCTCGGCGTGCCGGTCGGGAAACTCGATTACCTGGGCGCGATGCAATCCGCCTGA